In Candidatus Methylomirabilis lanthanidiphila, one genomic interval encodes:
- a CDS encoding dihydrolipoyl dehydrogenase: protein MTYDAIVIGSGQGGNPLSHKLADLGWRVALIEKEHLGGTCINTGCTPTKTMVASAQVAHYARHAARWGVRTGEVSVDLARIMARKDAIVQSFRSGQERKVDQRPNLDLHRGHARFIGPHAIQVGAETLEGERIFVNTGTRPEIPRIEGLDGTAYLTNATIMELRELPEHLLVLGGGYIGLEFGQMFRRFGSRVTIVHRGDEILTREDPDVAAELQKLLEGEGVSFVLRARTNRVQHANGQIALMLDVDGDSQTVSGSHLLVATGRRPNTDDLGLEQAGVQTDAKGYIPVNGRLETNVPGIWALGDVKGGPAFTHISYNDYQILYANLVEGKNVTIDHRIVPYSVFTDPQLGRVGITEKDARAKGHSLKIGKIPMSWVARAIERDETGGFMKLIVDAGDDRILGAAILATEGGELIQMLGTLMLAGLPYTLLKGAIYIHPTLAEGFFTLMEEVKPA, encoded by the coding sequence ATGACATACGACGCGATCGTCATCGGGTCAGGTCAGGGTGGCAATCCCCTCTCGCACAAGCTGGCCGACCTCGGCTGGCGCGTGGCCCTGATCGAGAAGGAACATCTCGGCGGCACCTGTATCAACACGGGTTGCACGCCGACAAAGACCATGGTCGCCTCCGCGCAGGTGGCCCATTACGCCCGTCACGCCGCCCGCTGGGGCGTTCGGACTGGCGAGGTCAGCGTCGATCTGGCCCGCATCATGGCCCGCAAGGACGCGATCGTTCAGAGCTTCCGGTCCGGCCAGGAGCGCAAGGTGGACCAACGCCCGAATCTAGACCTCCATCGCGGGCATGCCCGGTTTATCGGCCCTCACGCGATCCAGGTTGGGGCGGAGACCCTGGAGGGCGAGCGGATCTTTGTCAATACGGGCACTCGTCCCGAGATTCCGCGCATCGAAGGGCTTGACGGGACCGCCTACCTGACCAACGCTACCATCATGGAGCTTCGTGAGCTGCCCGAGCACCTGCTCGTCCTTGGCGGCGGCTATATCGGGCTGGAGTTTGGGCAGATGTTCCGGCGGTTCGGCAGCCGCGTGACGATCGTCCACCGAGGCGATGAGATCCTCACGCGTGAGGATCCGGATGTCGCGGCCGAGCTGCAAAAACTCCTGGAAGGCGAAGGCGTCTCCTTCGTGCTTCGCGCGCGCACAAACCGGGTTCAGCATGCGAACGGCCAGATTGCACTGATGCTCGACGTGGATGGCGACTCTCAGACGGTGTCCGGCTCTCATCTCTTGGTGGCCACCGGGCGAAGGCCCAACACCGACGACCTGGGATTGGAGCAGGCCGGCGTGCAGACCGATGCCAAAGGCTATATCCCGGTGAACGGCCGCCTGGAGACCAATGTGCCCGGAATCTGGGCCCTGGGCGATGTCAAAGGCGGACCCGCCTTCACGCACATTTCCTATAACGACTACCAGATCCTCTACGCGAACCTCGTCGAAGGGAAAAACGTCACGATCGATCATCGCATTGTCCCGTACTCCGTGTTTACCGACCCGCAACTAGGCCGGGTCGGGATCACCGAGAAGGACGCGAGAGCGAAAGGTCATAGCCTGAAGATCGGGAAGATTCCAATGAGCTGGGTCGCGCGCGCCATCGAGCGGGATGAAACGGGTGGGTTTATGAAACTCATCGTGGATGCTGGTGACGACCGCATCCTGGGTGCGGCCATCCTAGCGACCGAGGGGGGAGAGCTGATTCAGATGCTCGGCACTCTCATGCTTGCCGGTCTGCCTTACACTCTACTGAAAGGCGCTATCTACATCCACCCGACGCTCGCCGAAGGCTTCTTCACGCTGATGGAGGAGGTCAAGCCGGCATGA